One genomic window of Branchiostoma floridae strain S238N-H82 chromosome 4, Bfl_VNyyK, whole genome shotgun sequence includes the following:
- the LOC118412973 gene encoding scavenger receptor class B member 1-like, which yields MARSVRCAAAVGVTCLVLGTLGLCLYNTLLYTFVTKMMVLQEGSFIFSFWKDIPIPIYMQFYLFDILNVEEVLKGGKPAVEQRGPYTYRELRNKTQLQFNDDDTVSYVNMKRYEFVPHMSVGRENDTITTLNIPAMTISWWLKTQRAVIRDAAALGLLLAGEPLFFRRSVSGLIWGYPEPLLAAAQRFAPALVRDDKFGLFLNQKTNSTDGVYTVFTGLTDPEKFAYIYQWNGMTHLPYWKRPCGRVNGTEGIMFPPIEDIDKPLYIFVSDLCRSAYLTYEGPRYVGAVPVYRYILPREELRNGRGDTACYCGDT from the exons ATGGCGCGCTCGGTCCGCTGTGCGGCGGCTGTCGGTGTGACGTGCCTTGTGCTGGGAACGCTGGGGCTGTGCCTGTATAACACACTTCTGTATACGTTTGTAACGAAG ATGATGGTACTCCAGGAGGGATCGTTCATTTTCAGCTTCTGGAAGGACATCCCCATCCCCATCTACATGCAGTTCTACCTGTTCGACATCCTCAACGTTGAGGAAGTGCTGAAGGGAGGGAAACCGGCGGTGGAACAGCGGGGGCCGTACACTTACAG GGAGCTGAGAAACAAGACGCAGCTCCAGTTTAACGATGACGACACGGTGTCGTACGTGAACATGAAGCGGTACGAGTTTGTGCCGCACATGTCGGTCGGGAGGGAGAACGACACGATCACAACCCTCAACATCCCCGCCATG ACGATCTCGTGGTGGCTGAAGACGCAGCGGGCCGTGATCCGGGACGCGGCGGCCCTGGGTCTCCTGCTGGCCGGCGAGCCGCTGTTCTTCCGCCGGTCCGTCTCCGGGCTCATCTGGGGGTACCCCGAGCCGCTGCTGGCCGCCGCGCAGAGGTTCGCTCCCGCGCTCGTCAGGGACGACAAGTTCGGGCTCTTCCTGAAT CAAAAGACGAACTCCACAGACGGTGTGTACACGGTGTTCACAGGACTAACGGACCCGGAGAAGTTCGCCTATATCTATCAATGGAACGGCATGAC CCATTTACCGTACTGGAAGCGACCCTGCGGCAGAGTAAACGGCAcag AGGGAATCATGTTCCCACCAATAGAGGACATAGACAAGCCGCTGTACATCTTTGTCTCTGACTTGTGCAG ATCCGCGTACCTAACGTACGAAGGCCCCCGGTATGTTGGCGCTGTGCCCGTGTACCGGTACATTCTGCCGCGGGAGGAGCTGCGGAACGGCCGGGGAGACACAGCCTGCTATTGCGGGGACAC GTAG
- the LOC118414225 gene encoding uncharacterized protein LOC118414225 translates to MRPCLLLLTVIFGVIGTSHAGLYTSCTDDSHCTADESCWYQRICYPLFKRCTDLGNYQYTCGSPEEICKPALRVCEPEMPCDLDGFCWGVGRCVMSGALGYGVCHYDYIDG, encoded by the exons ATGAGGCCGTGTCTTCTGCTTCTTACCGTCATCTTTGGCGTCATCGGCACGTCACATGCGGGACTA TACACGTCTTGTACGGACGACTCCCACTGCACCGCGGACGAGTCATGCTGGTACCAGCGGATCTGCTACCCGCTCTTCAAG CGCTGTACAGACCTGGGTAATTACCAGTACACCTGCGGCTCCCCGGAGGAGATCTGCAAGCCTGCTCTGCGCGTGTGCGAACCGGAAATGCCCTGTGACCTGGACGGGTTCTGCTGGGGCGTGGGCCGCTGCGTCATGTCCGGTGCGCTGGGGTACGGCGTCTGTCACTATGACTACATCGACGGGTAA